DNA from Bacteroides zoogleoformans:
TAAACAACATATTTTTCAATAAATGGAAGATTAATCCCTTTAAGATAAAACATATATATACCACCTGTATTCGTTGGTAGATTCTCAATACTTTCAGAAATGACCCCTCCTTCATAATATTTTATTTCTTCTGACCACTTAGCTTCATCTGAGATTGGATTTAAATCATCAATTTTATTATCTATCCAATGAGAGGGATTATGATAGTAGATTATATCATATAACTTATCCTCGTCATACAAATTTAAAAATGCCCCTTTTCTCATATAAAACAATTTGCACATAAAACATCATTATCATCATCTGCGAATATATCTACCAACAAAGAATTGCTGTTCATCTTTGCTCTTTGTTCTTGTCGTTTGATAGCATCTAACTTAATTTGACGTATGCGTTCAGGCTTAATTAAGTCTTCCAAACTCTCGCCTTGAATCCATGTGTAACCATCCTTCTCGTATTCCATTGCCTTTTTGAATAGGTCGGGGTGTTGCTCATAGAGCCAAATCCATTCGATTTTCTGCTGGTAGAAACAGAAATAGCAGCCTGATCGGCTTCGGCAGTATGTTCCAATTTTTCCATCAACTTCAAAAGGTATCTCTTCATAATACGCGGGAACTCCAACTCCACTTTCGCGCAACAAACGGAATATATCTTCCTTTACAAGAACCTCATCATTATCTATTAATGGAAATGAATCCAATTTTCCCACAGGATACTCTGTAGTCTTTAGATACTCAAAAACTACGCGGTTGAATAATTTTACATCAATATCAAGCAAAGCATTAAGCGTTTTAGAATAGTAGAACTGTTTATTCAGAGGTCTTTTCAAGATCTCCATAATTTCTTCCAATTGGAATTCAGAACAAAATCGATTATAGATATCAATTATTTGTTCCCGCTGATCATTATGCAGAGCCTTATTGATAATATCAATACTCCAAATATTTCTCCTGAATGGAAATACAGCTTGGATATTGGGTTTTGAGGAAATATAGCCATCACGATTTTCATCACCACGTATACCGACATAGGATACAGCATAGTCATCTCCAACAAATCTTTCAAATTCAGCCAATTTCATTTTTTGCGTGCACCATCGAGCCTGTGGAGATGGAAGAAATCCACCACAGGCTTTTAGAAAGTGGTCAAAAGGAGTTGCCTCTGGACTGCCTTCTGCTGCACGTAATCGCTTAATACTCCCTAAATAGGCTTCGAGTTTATCTATTAGTAACTCCGTCTCTTTCAACTCACAACCTGTGTCAGAATTGTAATACTCTATCTTCATATGAGGGTATTTATGCTTTAGATAGATGGAAAGAGCTGCACTATCTTTCCCTCCCGATATGCCGAGTATATGTCTCACCTTTATCATTTCATTTTCTTCTTCAATAGGTTCATCAATGCATAAATGTTGAGATTGACATCCTCCGACAATAACTTCTCAATTCTAGCTTCTAATTCTTTAGAACGTTTTTTTTCTTCGACACTTACTTGAAAAGACATCGCTTCTGAAACAACAGAGTGTTTTTCACACTCTCGGAAGAGATATATGATATTGTCAACGAGTTGTTCCTCTTGATCATCTCTCAAACGTTCAAGTGGTTGATCCAGCGCAGCATAAGCAATACTTTGATACCATTCTTGTCGATTGTCGAATTCTGCCATAACGTGATTATAGAAATCACGTTGCTTGTCTGAAAGGAGATGTTCTTTTATGTGTGAAAGACGTTGCCGAATCTCTGTAATGTAATCTATATATTCATACTCTTGAAGTTCAAGCCGTTCAATTATCTGTTCCTCTATTCTGTCTATCAACGAAGTATAACACGAGCGAAGTTCTCTCACTGCTTTTTGTATAAGGTGGCAATAGTTTGCAACAAAATCCGTGTTGTTTAATGAATTCTTGTCGTATCCTAATGCTTCAGGTAAATCCTCAAAGAATGTCTTCTCAGGATCTTTCGCCTTGGCAAGTACGTCTCGAAAACGCAGAGTTGTTATATGATCAAACTTGCAAGTGTGCTTAGCATAATCATTCAACTGATGATAAAATACAAAGAATGGCTTGATAGTTTCAATAAACTTATTGCTATTTATCTTTTTACTCTCCGGCGCATGGATAAACTTGCGATACTGATTGTAGAATTCAATCTTTACCCCATCCTCAGCATACGCCTTGATAGTAAAATCAGAGGGATGTTTTTTTAATAAATCAAAAAACTCCATATTGATTTCAGGGATATACACGCCATTGCTCCCAAAAAGAGAATAGTCAAGCCTTTTTATAAATAAATAGGTCGGGATCCAAAAATCCAACACTCCCATTTTTATCTTATAGGGCTGCTCTGAGAGTATTTTTATCAGCTCTGATATTTTACGTGGTTTTTCCTGAGTGCTACGAAGAAAATTCTCACATGCATTCCAAAGTGACATCATACCATCCACTTGTGGAGCGTCCGCAAACTCTCCGTATTGATGTAACCCCGTCGTTTGGAGTAGTGTGTAATAGATTGTCTTCTCTGGCGGATATTTATCTTTTTCCCAACTGAGGTCCTCTTTATCCGCATATAAAATGAGAGCTTGCAGATATTTTACACGTGCAGCAGATATACTAGCACTCAGTTTTTGACGATTAATAAGTTCATTGTTTATTACAGGAGTGAGGAAATATACATCATTACAAACATCAGAAAGCAAAGCATTAAAATCTCGTTGGCTACTAATCTTTTTCTCCATACCTTTATAAAACCACGTTACCTCGTCATGATATGAAAATAGACTGTTTTTTATCTTTTTGTTCAGCAAATTCTGTTCATACATTCTAAGGTTGCGAATTTCACTCAAGGCAACATTATCAGTTTTGTCTATCAAGATTTTTTCTACGATATAGTCATAGATTTGTATTTTGTGCAGATGTTCAATGATTGCTTCCGTATGGTTGAAGACTGCAAAGACGATCGCATGCTTACAATCTTTACTGAAACTACTTACTTCATCATACGTATTTTCACGGGTTGAGAAAATTAATTCAATAAAACCATCAACCTCGTTCGCAGGAGGCTGACCGAATGGCTCATCATAAAGCCTATACTCAAAATAGCGAGGTGTCCCGCTGTGATAATAATATGCTTTGACTGGAGCTACACGATTCTTGAATTCCTTTCGAAGTAAATCAATAGGATGTATTGGAACAGGAATAACAGCAGAAGCCTTTATAATCTCATCTTCAATGTTTATATCTGTCCCTTCAAATAGAATGTATCGTGCTTTATATTCTGCGTATCGTATGATGCGGAGATTAATGAGTTGTTCTAACACAACCTCTGCCATATCTATAGCCATCGCATATTTCATATATTCAATAAGTTGCTTCCTTGGCATAGAAAAACCTGAACTGCCAAAAATATTAAGTAGTCCGATAGCCTTTACTGTTTTTAAGGCAGCTGTCATTGACAGATCGTTTTCCCAATTAGCAGTTTCGACACGCTCAATGGCAATAATAATAGCCCTCCATCCCATTGAATCTGCATTTACATCGGTTAAATACGAATGAAAGTTTGCCACAAGATAATCATAAACAACACTTAAATTGTATGTACAGGTAGGTGTAGGAGTGAAATTACTTAAAGAATCAGAACTTTTGGAATTAAGGAATGAAAATAAGGAGCGTTCATTTTGACCATATTTCTGAATAGCCTTAGTGAGTATAATCGCAGAGAATGTATCTAAAGGAAAAAGCTTTTGCATTGTTCCTTCCTTGAGAGTAGGTGCAATAAATTTACATTGCAAAGCAATTTCATAGATAGAATGGGTTTGTATACTAAGTATATCGGTATTATTACGCAATACCTCTGCCGCCATATACAACAGTTGCTCCACTGGCTCCGCAAAAACCACCTCTTGGAAACGCCCTTTTACTTTTGCCCATTCGTTTTTTTGAACAATATTCAGCTTTGAAGCGTATGCACTAAAATTCTGATGAAGAGTTGTAAGCAGAAGTATATTTCGTCCTGGAACATTGACGAACTCTGCCAACTGTTGTATAAAGTATAGTTCTTTCTCAACCTCATTTTTGGCAGCATGTTCAAGAATCTTGCCAAACTCATCTATAACTATTACGAGCATCTTATTATGCTTCTTCAGTCGGTGATAATAGTTACGCAACATCTCTATAGCTGTATCCCCATTAGTCTTCTTGCTCAATTTCTTAATGAGCAAATAATCTAGTGGATGATACTCTCCCACTATATTTAGAACATCAAAGCCACTAACTGGTGCTAGTACTCTTGAATTTTTTATCAATACATTGTATGTATCCGTTCCTATCAAATCATGCTCCAACCTGAGTAGGAAACACGATTTTCCAGTACCGTATGTACCAATAATGGTAAAAGAGTGTATGCCAGTCTGATATTGGCGGACAATTTCTCCCACCACTTTTTCTACATTAGGTGTAACAATATACCTATCGCTACCTGTGACTCCTGATTCTATGTTGGCTGACAGACTAAAATTCTTCATTTCTATAGTAGTGTTTAAGAACTTCACTTGGTTTCAATTTATGAAGAAATTGAACTTGACGTAATCCTGCTGTGTCGGAATAACGAAATACATCTGGAAATAGTTCTTGTATATCGATGAGCATATTTATGAGTTCCATATCAGTTAGGCAGAATATGCTACCTATGGTTTGCAGCATATCATAGTCTACGCTATCATTATCTCCTTTCTCTCTCACGATTGCGTAGAGCAGAATCTCAAGCGGAATTTGACGCTTCCCCTCTACATTAAAAGAATATTGCTTTTCGTCTCCTGATAAACGAATCAAGTCTAGATCTGTCATAAGGACAGAATAATCTTCCATAGATAAAGTTTTGTGTGAGAGAACATAATTCTGTAGAAGCACTCCAACGTCTTTTTTTACCGTATTCTCATTGAAACTCTTCAATTTCCCTTTTTCCGTCATCGTACGCTTCACAAATGCAACAACGTGTTCACGATCAAAGGTGAGACGTTCGTGTTGGAAGTTTGTAAAAAACAATCTATAAAGTGTAGCTTCTCCTGTGCTTATAAGTGTATAATGTAAAAGCCAAAGTGTCCCAAGATCTTCAATGAATGGGTCTGTGCCATTATTAGAGTCAAATATAAGATGAGCAATGTCTGTTAGTCCGTCATCATCAAGCATTCCAAATGCTCTCATCCAATAACGTATAGAGGCGACCATATTCTTACCAACTCCGAGTTTGACAATAGAATAAAGTTCGTTCCAGTCATTATTCTCTAGTGCAAAATCATACCCCTTCTTAAGCCACAAAGCTTTGCAAGGAAACGATTCATGTCCGGAAAATGTATATTTATTTATAAGCATAATGAATTCTATATTTATAATTCTAGGGAGTTTTCGTTAAGCAGGAAATCATAAACACTAATTGTGGTTATTCCCTGTTCATCTCTTGTAACAGGACATTCTTCACCTATTACGATTATCTTTTTGAATGAATCATCCACTTTTAATAAAGATGCTCGCTCTTGTTTCACTTTTTCATCTGTTCCCATTCTGTATGCGGATTGAATGTAGTACCTTCGGCTTCCAAGATTGCAGACAAAATCAACCTCCAAAGTGGAACGTTGTCTTTTTCCATCTTCTTTGACATTTACAATAGGAACTGCTCCAACGTCTACATTAAATCCACGAACACGCATTTCATTATAGATAAGGTTTTCCATCAAATGGCTCTTTTCATATTGTCTGAAATTGATACGAGCATTGCGTAGCCCTAAATCCATGAAATAATATTTGAAAGGAGAGTTTATATAGCGTTTGCCCTTTATATCATATCGAGTTGCCTTTTCAACAAGAAAAGAATCACATAAATAGTCGATGTAATCCTTTATTGTGTCATAGGATATAGATGATTTTTTCTCACTGCGAAATGAATTTGCAAGTTTATTGGGATTTGTCAATGCACCGATACCAGACGCCATAATGTTGATAAGTTCTTCTAAATCATCATTTTTTCTTATATCATACCTATCCTTAATGTCCTTGATATAAGTTTCCTCAAACAGAGATTTCAAAAACTTAACTTTTTGTTCCTCTGTAGTACATGACAGAATTTGTGGCAATCCTCCATATAGCAGATATTCATTTAACCCGGCTTGAATAGAGCCCTTATAGGCAGACATATATTCATGGAAACATAATGGAAAGATTTTTACTTCATATCCGCGTCCTCGAAACTCTGTTATAATATCCTTCGAAAGAAATTTTGCATTACTGCCTGTAACATATACGTCAACATTCTGTATCTTGAGAAATCCATTGAGAACATCCTCGAAATGATCAAGCATCTGAACTTCATCTAGTAGCACATAATACTTCTCTTTATCTATGATACTATTTTCAATATATGAATACAGATTGTCCGGATTTCTTAAATCTCTATTCCTGAAATCTTCAAGATCCACTTTTATGATATGATCTGATTTAATTCCATTCTGTTCAAGATATGATACAAATATCTCAAACAGGAGATACGATTTTCCACATCTACGCATTCCTGTTATTATCTTAATCATACCATTGCCTTGTAATGAAACCAACTCGGTCAAGTACTTATCACGCTTTACCATTTCTGTAATCGGAGTTTGTGTGTAAACATCTCGTAGTTTTCGATCGCAAAGGTAATATTTTCCTATCATTTCACCAAGGCTTTCTCGAAAAATATGTGTAAAGGCACAGAGTTTTAGAATAAGAGAGTAGCGTAAATCATTCTACAAAATCCTCATATTTCCGATATTTCCTGCCTTATACTTATTTTCAAGAAGCCCGTGTTATGCCTTTAATTTTGCAGGAGCACAATCATTTACCCATTAAAAACAAGGATTTATGAAAGACAATACAACTATATATTAGTATTGGGAGAGGAGTGCACAGAGAGGTGAAGAATAAGGCAAGAAAGCACGCCTTGTGGGCATAAAAATGTCGCAAGAGGCGTATTTTGTAAAATCAGGGTACACATAAAACAGGGTCAACTCTACATTTCGTCGGTTGACCAATCCTCTGAGGACTTTGCCTTTGTATCGGCAGAAAGAGACAAATTCACGGTAGAAATTTCTGTCGCCCGGCTCTATCTTCCTCTATCTTCCGCAGCAATAGGCTTTTGGGATGCTTGCCGTATCCCAGCAACCTGCCCGCTCCGACATTGTAGGACAAGACGGCAAGCAAAAGAACTGTTCCATTTAAAACATCTGAATATAGGGATTTACAACAGCTTCTTGAACTTCATCTCCGCTAATCTGTTGATTTCATCCTTGTAGGTATCAAGATGATGGAGGATGATGTTCTCCACATAGATGCCAATGGTCATATCTCTGTTTCTCATCGACATGACTATATCCGCCATTGTGTCCTGTAACTCTTTGGCAATATAGATGGTCTTGCGATTTTTCAAAGTGTTGCGACAAATGAAAAGCGACTCATAATCGCTCTTATCGGACTTTCTCCTTTCTCTTCTTGGAACTCTTGAAAAATCCTTTGATATTGGTTCGTTGGAAAAGCCACTCTACTTTGACCCTTTTGGCCAAACAGGATT
Protein-coding regions in this window:
- a CDS encoding adenine nucleotide alpha hydrolase family protein: MIKVRHILGISGGKDSAALSIYLKHKYPHMKIEYYNSDTGCELKETELLIDKLEAYLGSIKRLRAAEGSPEATPFDHFLKACGGFLPSPQARWCTQKMKLAEFERFVGDDYAVSYVGIRGDENRDGYISSKPNIQAVFPFRRNIWSIDIINKALHNDQREQIIDIYNRFCSEFQLEEIMEILKRPLNKQFYYSKTLNALLDIDVKLFNRVVFEYLKTTEYPVGKLDSFPLIDNDEVLVKEDIFRLLRESGVGVPAYYEEIPFEVDGKIGTYCRSRSGCYFCFYQQKIEWIWLYEQHPDLFKKAMEYEKDGYTWIQGESLEDLIKPERIRQIKLDAIKRQEQRAKMNSNSLLVDIFADDDNDVLCANCFI
- a CDS encoding ATP-binding protein; amino-acid sequence: MVKRDKYLTELVSLQGNGMIKIITGMRRCGKSYLLFEIFVSYLEQNGIKSDHIIKVDLEDFRNRDLRNPDNLYSYIENSIIDKEKYYVLLDEVQMLDHFEDVLNGFLKIQNVDVYVTGSNAKFLSKDIITEFRGRGYEVKIFPLCFHEYMSAYKGSIQAGLNEYLLYGGLPQILSCTTEEQKVKFLKSLFEETYIKDIKDRYDIRKNDDLEELINIMASGIGALTNPNKLANSFRSEKKSSISYDTIKDYIDYLCDSFLVEKATRYDIKGKRYINSPFKYYFMDLGLRNARINFRQYEKSHLMENLIYNEMRVRGFNVDVGAVPIVNVKEDGKRQRSTLEVDFVCNLGSRRYYIQSAYRMGTDEKVKQERASLLKVDDSFKKIIVIGEECPVTRDEQGITTISVYDFLLNENSLEL
- a CDS encoding DUF4007 family protein gives rise to the protein MLINKYTFSGHESFPCKALWLKKGYDFALENNDWNELYSIVKLGVGKNMVASIRYWMRAFGMLDDDGLTDIAHLIFDSNNGTDPFIEDLGTLWLLHYTLISTGEATLYRLFFTNFQHERLTFDREHVVAFVKRTMTEKGKLKSFNENTVKKDVGVLLQNYVLSHKTLSMEDYSVLMTDLDLIRLSGDEKQYSFNVEGKRQIPLEILLYAIVREKGDNDSVDYDMLQTIGSIFCLTDMELINMLIDIQELFPDVFRYSDTAGLRQVQFLHKLKPSEVLKHYYRNEEF